The following proteins come from a genomic window of Methanocella conradii HZ254:
- a CDS encoding two-component system sensor histidine kinase NtrB codes for MAQSISTFRQGAQNKALLAFIILACIVITLYVNAVMGIDVVYTHLFYIPIILAGVWYHRKAVFIALFLGLSHVAIGYYLAGRIIPDTFIRAGIFIIVALVVGYLSEKRDKLYDSVRLLLESTDEGIYGVDGQGRCTLINRSALKMLGYSMEEVIGKNVHDLIHHTKRDGKPRIREECCVARTLATGVGYRDSDDVFWRKDGTTFPVEYSSNPVTVDSSVTGAVVTFIDISERKRAEEEIEEAKRQAELYIDLMGHDINNMNQMGIGYLELAMDRLKLSGEDRQYLLKPLEALYDSSRLIDTVRKLQLAKEGAVKREKVDACRILHEVISQYSHVPGRDVTIQFSPPGPCYVMADDLLKDVFSNIIGNAIKHSRGAVAVEAKVSHVLEGSQTLYRFDISDNGPGIPDDVKKKLFTRYQRGDFGAAGHGLGLYLVKALVDDFHGKVWVEDRVPGDYTKGCRFVVMLPALTSSPSSQSQAR; via the coding sequence ATGGCCCAATCCATCTCCACGTTCAGGCAAGGCGCGCAAAACAAGGCCCTACTAGCTTTCATCATCCTTGCATGCATAGTCATAACTTTATACGTTAACGCGGTAATGGGCATCGACGTCGTGTACACCCACCTCTTTTACATTCCCATAATACTGGCAGGCGTGTGGTATCACAGGAAAGCGGTCTTCATCGCCTTATTCCTCGGCCTCTCGCACGTCGCAATAGGCTACTACCTTGCAGGAAGGATAATCCCGGACACGTTCATACGCGCGGGAATTTTTATCATCGTCGCGCTCGTCGTGGGATACCTGTCGGAAAAGAGGGATAAGCTGTACGATAGCGTACGGCTCCTGCTGGAATCGACGGACGAGGGAATATACGGCGTAGATGGCCAGGGCCGGTGTACGCTCATCAACAGGTCGGCGCTCAAGATGCTCGGCTATTCGATGGAAGAGGTCATAGGCAAAAACGTGCACGACCTTATCCATCATACAAAACGCGATGGAAAGCCCAGGATAAGAGAGGAGTGCTGTGTGGCCAGGACGCTGGCCACCGGCGTGGGCTATCGCGATAGCGATGACGTATTCTGGCGAAAGGACGGCACGACGTTCCCGGTAGAATACTCGTCAAACCCTGTCACAGTGGACAGCTCCGTCACCGGCGCGGTGGTCACGTTCATCGATATCAGCGAGCGTAAAAGGGCGGAGGAGGAAATCGAGGAGGCGAAGAGGCAGGCCGAGCTTTACATAGACTTGATGGGCCACGACATCAATAACATGAACCAGATGGGCATCGGCTACCTCGAGCTGGCCATGGACAGGCTAAAGCTGAGCGGCGAGGACAGGCAGTATTTGCTTAAGCCCCTCGAAGCGCTCTATGACAGCTCAAGGCTTATCGATACGGTGAGGAAGCTCCAGCTCGCCAAAGAAGGCGCCGTAAAGCGCGAAAAAGTGGACGCATGCCGCATCCTCCATGAGGTGATATCGCAATATTCACACGTGCCTGGCCGTGACGTGACGATTCAATTCTCTCCGCCAGGCCCATGCTACGTCATGGCCGATGACCTGCTAAAGGACGTGTTTTCAAACATCATCGGCAACGCCATTAAGCATTCCAGAGGAGCGGTAGCCGTGGAGGCTAAAGTGAGCCACGTCCTCGAGGGCAGCCAGACGCTTTATCGCTTCGATATCAGCGATAATGGCCCGGGCATCCCCGACGACGTGAAGAAAAAATTGTTCACGCGCTACCAGCGGGGCGATTTCGGGGCCGCCGGCCACGGGCTGGGCCTATACCTCGTGAAGGCGCTAGTAGACGACTTTCACGGAAAGGTATGGGTGGAGGACCGCGTCCCGGGCGACTACACGAAAGGCTGCCGCTTCGTCGTCATGCTGCCCGCCCTCACCTCTTCGCCATCGTCACAAAGCCAAGCCCGATGA